A single region of the Nitrosomonas sp. Is79A3 genome encodes:
- a CDS encoding sulfotransferase, with protein sequence MNRKNRVVFLLGAGRSGTTLLYKILSIHPSVSYLSNYQMRFPKWPSLAYLHHILNQFPELKRKSWFKEQGNAYFNEGRRWLHSIVPTPYEGESVYASCGIPRTPAVDYLLQPQSSGCLQNRFDRIRQMSHGQVLLTKRTANNRRIPILKQIFPDAKYIHLVRDGRAVAYSLLRVAWWNDHILYWAGKTPQQMIAAGFNPLELAARNWIEDMQTLEQGIALIPSSQLLEVRYDDLLQDPCGQLQQILDFMEVKTQADETFWEIIESLQIAPKQEKWVRNWTESELNLVLALQKDALRRWGFITTDE encoded by the coding sequence ATGAATAGAAAGAACAGAGTAGTATTCCTTCTTGGAGCGGGCCGCTCCGGTACTACATTACTCTATAAGATACTATCCATTCATCCTAGTGTATCCTATTTAAGCAATTACCAAATGCGCTTCCCAAAGTGGCCTTCTTTGGCTTACTTGCATCATATTCTCAACCAGTTTCCTGAATTGAAGCGTAAGTCATGGTTCAAAGAGCAGGGTAATGCTTACTTCAATGAAGGGCGCAGGTGGCTGCATTCTATTGTACCAACTCCATACGAGGGTGAATCGGTGTATGCCAGTTGCGGAATTCCACGAACACCCGCTGTTGACTATCTTCTGCAGCCTCAATCGTCGGGATGTTTGCAAAACAGATTTGACCGTATTCGCCAGATGTCCCATGGGCAAGTATTGTTGACCAAACGTACTGCCAATAACCGCCGTATACCAATTCTCAAACAGATATTTCCTGATGCAAAGTATATACATCTAGTCAGGGATGGTCGTGCGGTTGCCTATTCTTTGCTACGTGTCGCTTGGTGGAACGACCACATTTTATACTGGGCGGGCAAGACACCACAGCAGATGATTGCAGCGGGCTTTAATCCCTTGGAACTTGCAGCGAGAAACTGGATTGAGGATATGCAAACACTGGAGCAAGGAATTGCTTTAATTCCGAGCAGCCAGTTATTGGAGGTGCGATATGACGATCTGCTGCAAGACCCCTGTGGTCAATTGCAGCAAATCCTTGATTTCATGGAAGTGAAAACACAAGCAGATGAAACTTTCTGGGAGATCATAGAGTCCTTGCAAATCGCACCAAAACAGGAGAAGTGGGTCCGCAACTGGACTGAATCAGAATTGAATTTGGTACTTGCTCTACAGAAAGATGCTCTGCGCCGCTGGGGATTTATTACAACTGACGAATGA
- a CDS encoding IS4 family transposase, which produces MNSDKLVFAQLIEHLPLHTFRRCVQRYPSKYPTKTFSHLDQFLCMAFAQLTYRESLRAHQAKLYHLGIRGNIAKSTLADANEQRDCRIYMDFAMSLIQTARKLYASDSFAVELEQTVYALDTTTIDLCLSVFPWARFRSTKAAVKMHTLLDLRGNIPTFIHISDGKMHEVNVFDILTPEAGSFYIMDRGFTDFSRWYTMHQAQAFFVTRAKSNLLFRRVYSRSVDKSTGLRCDQTIALRAPKASKDYPQHLRRIKFYDAEHDKHLVFLANNFDLPALTIAQLYRCRWQVELFFKWIKQHLRIKRFYGTTENAVKTQIWIAISVYVLVAIVKKRLNTEASLYTILQILSLTLFEKTPIDQLVKNTEVQMDASVKIHCQQ; this is translated from the coding sequence ATAAATTCAGACAAATTGGTCTTCGCACAACTCATAGAGCATTTACCCCTTCACACATTCCGTCGCTGTGTGCAACGCTACCCCTCCAAATATCCCACCAAGACTTTTTCGCATCTCGATCAGTTTCTGTGCATGGCCTTCGCACAACTGACTTACCGCGAGAGTCTGCGCGCCCACCAAGCCAAGCTCTACCATTTGGGCATACGAGGCAACATCGCCAAGAGTACGTTGGCTGATGCCAACGAGCAGCGCGACTGCCGCATCTATATGGATTTCGCGATGAGCCTGATCCAGACAGCCAGAAAGCTTTACGCCAGCGACAGCTTTGCTGTCGAGCTGGAACAAACGGTCTACGCACTCGATACCACGACCATTGACTTGTGCTTGAGCGTCTTTCCGTGGGCACGCTTCCGCTCCACCAAGGCTGCCGTTAAGATGCATACGCTGCTTGACCTGCGCGGCAATATTCCAACCTTCATTCATATCAGCGATGGCAAGATGCACGAGGTCAATGTGTTCGACATCCTGACACCCGAAGCTGGCAGCTTTTACATCATGGATCGGGGCTTCACCGATTTTTCTCGCTGGTACACCATGCACCAAGCACAAGCATTTTTTGTAACACGCGCTAAATCCAATCTGCTTTTTCGCCGCGTCTACTCTCGCTCCGTGGACAAATCCACCGGACTGCGCTGTGACCAAACCATTGCCCTAAGGGCTCCCAAGGCTAGCAAGGATTATCCTCAGCACCTGCGGCGTATCAAGTTCTACGATGCAGAACACGACAAGCATCTGGTATTTCTAGCCAACAACTTCGACTTACCTGCGCTGACCATCGCTCAGCTTTATCGTTGTCGCTGGCAGGTCGAACTATTCTTCAAGTGGATCAAGCAACATCTTCGTATCAAGCGTTTCTACGGAACTACTGAGAACGCAGTCAAAACGCAGATATGGATTGCCATATCGGTTTATGTCTTGGTTGCCATCGTGAAAAAGCGGCTCAATACCGAAGCTTCGCTTTACACAATTCTACAGATTTTAAGCCTGACTCTTTTCGAGAAAACACCTATCGATCAATTGGTTAAAAATACCGAGGTGCAAATGGATGCATCAGTTAAAATACACTGTCAACAATAA
- a CDS encoding methyltransferase domain-containing protein, with the protein MTRADKSLITNIKDRIKFASRENKMNQFYSLCSGTEKILDVGVSSECKAGGATRNYFLKTFRFAPEQYTGLGIQNMDSMDKLFPGKHFVQYNGEKFPFDDMSFDRVFSNAVIEHVGDEARQLFFLKEMLRVGSVVYFTTPNKFFPIETHTLVPFLHWNNTLFYVWCKKFRPFFNQDTLYLFSYNRLEKLLKLSGCASYKIIRNRFLGIPMTYTVICNRLKIN; encoded by the coding sequence ATGACAAGAGCTGATAAGAGTCTCATTACGAATATTAAAGATCGTATTAAGTTTGCATCAAGAGAAAACAAGATGAATCAATTCTATAGTCTTTGTTCTGGAACAGAGAAAATACTGGATGTTGGTGTCTCGTCTGAATGCAAGGCTGGGGGAGCAACAAGAAATTATTTTTTAAAAACTTTCCGCTTTGCACCTGAACAGTATACTGGACTGGGAATCCAAAACATGGATAGCATGGATAAGTTATTTCCAGGAAAACACTTTGTGCAGTATAACGGGGAAAAATTTCCATTCGATGACATGTCGTTTGATAGAGTCTTTAGCAATGCCGTAATTGAACATGTTGGTGATGAGGCGAGGCAGCTATTTTTTCTGAAAGAAATGCTAAGAGTAGGGAGTGTTGTTTATTTTACAACACCAAATAAATTTTTCCCGATAGAAACTCACACGTTGGTTCCATTTTTACATTGGAATAACACATTGTTTTATGTTTGGTGCAAGAAATTCAGACCATTCTTTAACCAGGATACCTTGTATTTGTTTTCGTATAATCGTCTAGAGAAACTTCTTAAGTTATCTGGGTGCGCTTCTTACAAAATTATTCGCAACAGATTTTTGGGGATTCCGATGACCTATACAGTTATCTGTAACAGACTGAAAATTAATTAG
- a CDS encoding IS5 family transposase yields MLRHSGTIHQPNLFGTDLLMQLDPNDLLLKLASAIPWQEFEESFSIHYAAAAGAPSKPIRLMVGLLILKQLENLSDESIVLQWKRNPYYQAFCGMKEFQQKLPCHSTELVHFRKRIGAQGVERIFRMSVGLHGESALEDVVHVDTTVHEKNITYPTDSKLAIKIINRLNKIGPVHGISQRRTFVKEVKSLRLDIRHYRHVKKRAKAKRALKRLRTIAGVLIRELRRELPQYCLFECYQRDFLLYERVLRQQQNDKNKIYSLHEPQVYCVAKGKDHKQYEYASQASVASTAKGNLIVGVISHEQNLHDSNTLPEILRHVEISRGKAAKQAVCDRGYRGKREVNGTQIILPGKALKKDTRYQKDKKRKQCRRRAAIEPIIGHLKSDYRMARNYLKGAIGDRINLLMAAAAWNLKQWLLAIFWLFFPWRKLQIYRIP; encoded by the coding sequence ATGCTAAGACATAGCGGTACGATTCATCAACCGAATTTGTTTGGAACAGATTTGTTGATGCAACTTGATCCCAATGATTTGTTGCTGAAGCTTGCATCAGCGATACCCTGGCAAGAATTTGAGGAATCATTTTCCATCCATTACGCGGCGGCGGCAGGTGCGCCGAGTAAGCCGATCCGGCTGATGGTTGGGTTATTGATACTGAAGCAGTTAGAGAATCTGAGTGACGAATCGATAGTATTGCAGTGGAAGCGCAATCCTTATTACCAGGCCTTTTGCGGCATGAAAGAATTCCAGCAGAAGCTGCCTTGCCATAGCACGGAGCTGGTGCATTTTCGCAAGCGCATAGGTGCGCAAGGTGTAGAGCGGATTTTCCGGATGAGCGTTGGTTTGCATGGGGAGTCAGCGCTGGAAGATGTGGTTCATGTTGACACGACTGTGCATGAGAAGAACATCACGTACCCGACAGATAGCAAACTAGCGATCAAGATTATCAATCGCCTCAACAAGATTGGCCCCGTCCACGGCATTTCACAGCGGCGCACTTTCGTCAAAGAAGTGAAGTCACTGCGCCTGGATATTCGGCACTACCGGCACGTGAAGAAAAGAGCCAAGGCCAAACGCGCATTAAAGCGGCTCAGAACCATTGCAGGTGTCTTGATACGGGAGCTCAGGAGAGAATTACCGCAGTACTGTCTGTTTGAATGCTATCAACGGGACTTTCTGTTGTATGAGCGCGTATTACGGCAACAGCAAAACGATAAGAACAAGATCTACTCATTGCATGAACCGCAAGTGTACTGTGTCGCCAAGGGGAAAGACCACAAACAATATGAGTACGCTAGCCAAGCATCGGTCGCCAGTACCGCAAAAGGTAATCTGATCGTCGGCGTAATCAGTCACGAACAGAATCTGCATGACAGCAATACGTTACCAGAGATCTTGCGTCATGTTGAGATTTCGCGCGGGAAAGCAGCTAAGCAAGCCGTATGCGATCGCGGCTACCGCGGCAAACGTGAAGTCAATGGAACCCAGATCATTTTGCCTGGAAAGGCATTAAAGAAGGATACCCGATACCAGAAAGACAAGAAGCGAAAACAGTGCAGGAGGCGTGCCGCGATTGAACCCATTATCGGCCACCTGAAATCGGATTATCGAATGGCGAGGAACTATCTGAAAGGCGCTATTGGCGATCGCATCAACCTGCTGATGGCTGCTGCCGCCTGGAATCTGAAACAATGGCTGCTGGCCATTTTTTGGCTCTTTTTCCCATGGCGGAAACTGCAAATTTATCGGATTCCTTGA
- a CDS encoding transposase: MGEIKFEKKTLVEAINTTLQETEQTTAEQSVATPGGRFHVRWDEGGSATALGQLPFFAEFLEVSGLFTRWVDGCPMDYTSPNAPKVVDVLGTWLLSILDGQRRYAHVAGLRGDEVAPRILGMNKIISDESLRRALAHLAPAPCKKYGSEEERAAHAVQLAKSTAWMDKALGESIQESLRTPWILDADTSVKLLYGHQAGAEIGYNPTKPGRPSHTLHTYWIGNIRLVLDVEVQSGKASAAKHSLPRLCRLIERLAAEERSALVRGDSAFGNEGVMVEMERIEQHYLFKLRQTAGVKRLIERQWQQGDWQNAGQGFDAVEGKLRLTGWSGARRVVVLRRRIKDSMAAAETSNENQQPMLHFIDHSDKVKLWEYAILVTNTNYSLDAIGQLYRDRADCENGFDELKNQWGWGGYTTQDLERCNLSARAVALIYNWWSWYVRLAHPKTRLEAITSRPMLLSGIARLTQHAGQSRLLLTLTHAAGDHIKSMISNIRKGLDHVLANAPQLTIADHWGVLVRYIINKIIATRPKNSQLLGFLPPSLAIGVT, encoded by the coding sequence ATGGGTGAAATTAAATTTGAGAAGAAGACACTGGTCGAGGCGATCAATACTACTTTGCAGGAGACGGAACAAACGACGGCTGAACAAAGCGTAGCCACTCCTGGTGGCCGGTTTCACGTTCGCTGGGACGAAGGCGGAAGCGCCACAGCACTGGGGCAATTACCATTCTTTGCCGAGTTTTTGGAAGTTTCTGGGTTATTCACCCGCTGGGTGGATGGATGTCCAATGGATTACACCAGTCCCAACGCACCCAAGGTAGTTGATGTGCTTGGCACCTGGCTATTATCGATCTTGGATGGACAGCGGCGCTATGCACATGTTGCCGGGCTGCGCGGCGATGAAGTTGCTCCCCGGATACTCGGCATGAACAAGATCATCAGTGACGAGAGTCTGCGTCGCGCACTGGCGCACTTGGCACCGGCCCCATGCAAGAAGTATGGTAGCGAAGAAGAACGCGCTGCCCACGCAGTCCAACTGGCGAAGAGCACAGCATGGATGGATAAAGCCCTGGGTGAGAGCATCCAAGAATCTTTACGCACGCCCTGGATACTCGATGCCGACACCAGCGTCAAACTGTTGTATGGTCACCAGGCAGGTGCCGAGATTGGCTACAACCCAACCAAGCCGGGACGGCCGAGCCATACTTTGCACACCTACTGGATCGGCAACATTCGACTGGTGCTCGATGTCGAGGTACAAAGCGGTAAAGCCAGTGCGGCGAAACATAGCCTACCGCGCCTGTGCCGGCTAATTGAGCGACTCGCCGCCGAGGAACGCTCCGCCCTGGTGCGCGGTGACAGTGCCTTTGGTAATGAAGGTGTAATGGTCGAGATGGAGCGAATTGAACAGCACTACCTCTTCAAGCTACGGCAAACTGCCGGAGTTAAGCGCCTGATCGAGCGGCAATGGCAGCAAGGCGACTGGCAGAACGCGGGGCAAGGCTTTGACGCGGTGGAAGGCAAGCTTCGGCTGACGGGTTGGAGTGGTGCGCGGCGTGTAGTGGTACTGCGGCGGCGAATCAAAGACAGCATGGCGGCAGCCGAGACGAGCAATGAGAACCAGCAGCCGATGCTCCACTTCATTGACCATTCAGACAAGGTTAAACTCTGGGAATACGCTATATTGGTGACCAATACAAACTACTCCCTCGACGCCATTGGCCAGTTATACCGGGATCGGGCCGACTGCGAGAACGGCTTCGATGAGCTGAAAAACCAATGGGGTTGGGGTGGCTATACCACGCAAGACCTGGAACGTTGCAACCTCTCAGCGCGAGCAGTCGCGCTCATCTACAATTGGTGGAGTTGGTATGTCAGACTGGCACACCCGAAGACACGCCTGGAGGCAATCACTAGCCGTCCCATGTTGCTCAGCGGCATTGCCCGCCTGACCCAGCATGCCGGTCAATCCCGATTGCTGCTCACTCTGACTCACGCAGCCGGAGATCATATCAAGTCGATGATCTCCAATATACGAAAAGGTCTTGATCATGTTCTGGCAAATGCGCCTCAGTTGACCATAGCGGATCATTGGGGCGTACTTGTACGCTATATCATTAACAAAATTATTGCGACCAGACCGAAAAATTCACAGCTCCTCGGTTTCCTTCCACCCTCTTTGGCCATTGGAGTGACCTAA
- a CDS encoding transposase, with protein MTYQGVNVDGLEAYIGAVIIKHKLSISDEETVEQIRENPYLQYFIGLKGF; from the coding sequence ATGACGTATCAGGGTGTTAATGTGGATGGATTGGAGGCTTACATTGGAGCGGTGATAATTAAACATAAATTATCGATTTCGGATGAAGAGACTGTTGAACAGATTCGAGAAAATCCGTACCTGCAATACTTTATTGGCCTGAAAGGTTTTTAA
- a CDS encoding transposase — protein MSSSEARRIHIEAWQTSGKSQAAYCREHGLNTKTFGNWVRKHRAGQVIRPPALVPVTIKPMPAPTSTLRLRGQGNHVLELPSTVSPHWLGELLKCL, from the coding sequence ATGTCATCATCAGAAGCGCGACGAATTCATATCGAAGCATGGCAAACCAGCGGTAAGTCTCAGGCGGCTTATTGCCGGGAACATGGTTTGAATACCAAGACGTTTGGCAATTGGGTTCGCAAGCATCGTGCCGGTCAGGTTATCCGGCCGCCTGCGTTGGTCCCGGTCACGATCAAACCGATGCCTGCACCGACGAGCACGCTACGTCTTCGCGGTCAAGGCAATCATGTGTTGGAGCTGCCATCGACGGTTTCGCCGCATTGGCTGGGGGAGTTGTTGAAGTGTCTTTGA
- the tnpB gene encoding IS66 family insertion sequence element accessory protein TnpB (TnpB, as the term is used for proteins encoded by IS66 family insertion elements, is considered an accessory protein, since TnpC, encoded by a neighboring gene, is a DDE family transposase.) has translation MSLIANPGKIWLMVEPVDMRRGIDGLSVLVEQALQRSPCAGSAFVFCNRAGNRIKVLLWDGTGVWLCQRRLHQGRFVWGRSDTGGMELTALQWEWLIAGVDWCRLGLQSCARKYS, from the coding sequence GTGTCTTTGATTGCGAATCCAGGGAAGATTTGGTTGATGGTTGAGCCGGTGGATATGCGTCGCGGCATTGACGGATTGTCGGTATTGGTGGAGCAGGCGTTGCAGCGCTCGCCTTGTGCGGGTTCGGCGTTTGTGTTTTGCAATCGCGCGGGCAATCGCATCAAAGTGCTGCTGTGGGACGGCACCGGCGTGTGGTTGTGCCAGCGGCGCTTGCATCAGGGACGGTTCGTTTGGGGGCGTTCGGATACGGGCGGGATGGAACTGACTGCGTTGCAATGGGAGTGGTTGATTGCCGGGGTGGATTGGTGTCGTTTGGGGTTGCAATCCTGCGCAAGAAAATATAGCTGA
- a CDS encoding IS66 family transposase, translating to MKTHAKQSIELDHLNLTPEAKTEVSNLIQSLLTQAQNELKLLEAKNQALKLELAHLRRIRFGAKSEALSQPQFSLFEEDWQTDAAAIEAEIEQLPLPVPQKPKRARAGRQPLPDHLPRIEHRHEPESCQCKQCGSDLVKIGEDVSEQLDVKPAEFFVHRHIRPQYACRACETVVAEPVPPAVIDGSMATPGLLAWITICKYLDHLPLYRIAQIAAREGVTLSLSTLAEWIGRVGVALQPLVDRLILHLLHGSVLHADETPVAQLDPGSGRTQRAYLWAYRSNDFELGPRIIVFDYQTSRSGKHAQNFLNSWQGHLLVDDYGGYKALFSKTASPCTELGCWAHARRKFFDLHQANASTVAYEVLQRIGGLYAVEAEGKHLSTEARQILRAEKSLPILQSLHDWLLQTRAQTANGGGTAKAIDYTLKRWQSLIRYASSGHLPIDNNPVENTIRPIALGKKNWLFTGSERAGKRAAAIQTLLGTAKLNGLNPAQWLADTLEKLPTWPNSRIDELLPLAPEDIEALLKECE from the coding sequence ATGAAAACGCACGCAAAACAGTCAATCGAATTAGATCATTTGAACCTCACGCCGGAAGCTAAAACCGAGGTATCGAACCTTATTCAATCACTGCTTACGCAAGCACAAAACGAGCTCAAACTGCTGGAAGCGAAGAATCAGGCACTGAAGCTGGAACTGGCACATTTGCGCCGCATTCGTTTCGGCGCGAAGAGCGAAGCACTGTCGCAGCCACAATTCAGCCTGTTCGAAGAAGACTGGCAAACTGATGCGGCGGCGATCGAAGCGGAAATCGAGCAACTGCCGCTGCCGGTTCCGCAAAAACCCAAGCGTGCACGCGCTGGGCGCCAACCTCTGCCGGATCACCTGCCACGCATCGAACACCGGCATGAACCGGAATCTTGCCAATGCAAACAGTGCGGCAGCGATCTGGTAAAAATCGGCGAAGACGTCAGCGAACAACTGGACGTCAAACCCGCCGAATTCTTCGTGCACCGTCACATCCGCCCGCAATACGCCTGCCGGGCTTGCGAAACCGTGGTCGCGGAACCGGTTCCACCCGCGGTGATCGACGGCAGTATGGCAACACCCGGACTGCTTGCTTGGATCACGATCTGCAAATACCTCGATCACCTGCCGCTGTATCGCATCGCACAAATCGCCGCCCGGGAAGGTGTCACTTTATCGCTTTCCACGTTGGCGGAATGGATCGGACGTGTAGGCGTGGCACTACAACCGCTGGTTGACCGGCTGATTTTGCACTTATTGCATGGCTCTGTGTTACACGCCGACGAAACCCCGGTGGCGCAACTTGATCCCGGCAGCGGAAGAACGCAACGCGCCTATCTGTGGGCGTATCGCAGTAACGATTTTGAGTTGGGGCCGCGCATCATCGTATTCGACTACCAAACCAGCCGTAGTGGCAAACATGCGCAAAACTTCCTCAACAGCTGGCAAGGCCACTTGCTGGTAGACGACTATGGCGGTTACAAGGCTTTATTCTCCAAAACAGCATCACCCTGCACTGAATTAGGGTGCTGGGCGCACGCGCGCCGCAAATTCTTCGACCTGCACCAAGCCAATGCCAGCACCGTCGCGTATGAGGTGTTGCAGCGCATAGGCGGACTTTACGCCGTCGAAGCCGAAGGCAAGCACTTATCGACCGAAGCCCGGCAGATACTACGTGCAGAAAAAAGCCTGCCGATCCTGCAATCGTTGCACGACTGGTTACTGCAAACTCGCGCCCAAACTGCCAATGGCGGCGGCACCGCCAAAGCCATCGACTACACCTTGAAGCGCTGGCAAAGCCTAATCCGCTACGCCAGCAGCGGACACCTGCCGATTGACAACAACCCCGTCGAAAACACTATTCGCCCCATCGCGCTCGGCAAGAAAAACTGGCTGTTCACCGGCTCCGAACGCGCCGGAAAACGTGCCGCCGCCATTCAAACCCTACTCGGCACCGCAAAACTCAACGGCCTCAACCCCGCACAATGGCTAGCCGACACCCTCGAAAAACTCCCCACCTGGCCTAATAGCCGAATCGATGAATTGCTACCGCTTGCACCGGAGGATATTGAAGCATTGTTGAAGGAATGTGAGTAG
- a CDS encoding winged helix-turn-helix domain-containing protein, which produces MARKASGTEQLEVAMERLKKAKTAAELRAAQAIVLPLSLGLSLEQTALAIGRSVGVTCRMRTRYDPATGEEKKATRSKRELRNRAKASLEQEARILDEVLSEAATGGVVIVPPLKPAVEARLGKPLALSTLYQMLARHGWRKLAPDKSHPQADPAAREAWKKNSPSG; this is translated from the coding sequence ATGGCACGGAAGGCAAGTGGGACGGAGCAACTTGAGGTAGCGATGGAACGGTTAAAGAAAGCCAAGACTGCGGCAGAACTTCGAGCTGCGCAAGCGATAGTGCTGCCATTGTCGCTAGGTTTGAGTCTGGAGCAGACAGCGCTTGCCATTGGCCGTTCAGTAGGTGTCACCTGCAGAATGCGTACCCGGTATGATCCAGCGACGGGAGAGGAAAAGAAAGCCACGCGCAGCAAACGCGAATTACGTAACCGGGCCAAGGCCAGTTTGGAGCAGGAAGCCAGGATTCTGGATGAAGTGCTGAGTGAGGCTGCTACCGGTGGCGTGGTCATTGTTCCGCCCTTGAAACCGGCGGTTGAAGCTAGGCTGGGCAAGCCACTGGCTTTGTCTACTCTGTACCAAATGTTGGCACGGCATGGCTGGCGCAAACTGGCCCCGGATAAAAGCCATCCACAAGCCGACCCAGCAGCGCGCGAGGCGTGGAAAAAAAACTCCCCGAGCGGCTAA
- a CDS encoding IS630 family transposase, producing MAAFAVSRPLRLMFQDEARFGRISDVRHRWDKKPHRPMVRAMLTQQYTYAYGAVSPLDGRFDSLILPWVNGDCMQLFVDEIAARYPHENIIMVMDGAGWHKSQTMKLAENMRILFLPPYSPELNPQEHVWDELREKFFHNRAFDSLDALEIHLESALKSFELNQETMRSIAGWDWIINAVLK from the coding sequence GTGGCGGCTTTTGCGGTCTCGCGCCCGCTGCGTCTAATGTTTCAGGATGAAGCGCGTTTCGGCCGCATCAGCGATGTACGGCACCGCTGGGACAAGAAGCCCCATCGTCCCATGGTACGTGCCATGCTGACGCAACAATACACCTACGCTTATGGCGCAGTCAGCCCACTGGATGGGCGATTTGATTCCCTAATCCTGCCCTGGGTGAACGGGGACTGCATGCAACTTTTCGTGGATGAAATCGCGGCACGTTACCCGCATGAAAATATCATTATGGTGATGGACGGTGCAGGCTGGCACAAAAGCCAAACCATGAAATTGGCAGAGAATATGCGAATCCTGTTTCTACCACCTTACTCGCCAGAACTCAACCCGCAGGAACATGTATGGGATGAATTGCGGGAAAAATTCTTTCATAACCGCGCCTTCGATAGTCTGGATGCGCTTGAGATACATCTGGAAAGCGCGCTAAAAAGCTTTGAATTAAACCAGGAGACTATGCGTAGCATTGCCGGATGGGATTGGATTATTAATGCTGTTTTAAAATAA
- a CDS encoding WecB/TagA/CpsF family glycosyltransferase: MSHFPLFGLNIEDKRLAEASTDIVRDAKLGTRQRVYFVNAHCINVAATDIKYLSVLQDGALLYADGSGMRMASKLAGFSLKDNVNGTDLFPLICRDAANSGIKLALLGARPGIAQRCADNMRNQFPDLKFVWIHDGYFSLDDEMNMIKTINDSSAQILFVAMGVPKQELWIARNADKLHVPVMLGVGALLDFYSGTIPRAPQRVRQLGLEWLFRFILEPRRMFSRYIVGNPVFIIRALWWRFRGRKYLQETPLIENVKNGSHGRD; this comes from the coding sequence ATGAGCCATTTTCCTTTATTTGGCCTGAATATAGAAGATAAAAGACTGGCTGAGGCTAGCACGGATATTGTTCGCGATGCGAAGTTAGGTACGCGGCAGAGGGTCTATTTTGTTAATGCTCATTGTATTAATGTAGCTGCCACCGATATAAAGTATCTTAGTGTATTGCAAGATGGAGCCTTGCTGTATGCAGATGGCAGTGGCATGCGGATGGCCTCTAAGCTGGCTGGTTTCTCGCTTAAGGACAATGTTAACGGGACGGATCTGTTTCCGTTGATCTGCCGTGATGCTGCAAATTCAGGGATCAAACTGGCTCTGCTTGGTGCGCGTCCGGGTATCGCGCAACGCTGCGCTGATAATATGAGGAATCAATTTCCTGACCTGAAGTTCGTTTGGATTCATGACGGCTACTTTAGCCTGGATGATGAAATGAACATGATCAAAACCATCAATGATAGTAGCGCACAAATTCTTTTTGTGGCGATGGGAGTACCCAAACAGGAGCTTTGGATCGCTCGCAATGCCGATAAGTTACACGTGCCGGTTATGCTTGGCGTAGGAGCGTTGCTTGATTTCTATTCTGGCACCATACCCCGTGCACCGCAAAGAGTACGTCAACTTGGTTTAGAATGGTTATTTCGTTTCATCTTAGAACCTAGAAGAATGTTTTCCCGTTACATCGTCGGAAACCCAGTTTTTATCATTCGAGCATTATGGTGGCGTTTTCGGGGCCGAAAATACTTGCAGGAAACACCGCTTATCGAAAACGTGAAAAACGGATCACATGGCCGTGACTAA